In Rhodobacter xanthinilyticus, a single window of DNA contains:
- the sseA gene encoding 3-mercaptopyruvate sulfurtransferase — protein MAMDDPKTLVSTDWLDAHLRDPDLRVIDATWFLPTDTRNARAGYEDAHIPGARFFDIDEIADSRSDLPHMAPPVEKFISRMRAMGIGDGHQVVVYDQAGIFSAPRVWWTFRLMGKTDIAVLDGGLPKWLAEGRETEDMPPILRDRHITVQRQASLVKDVTQVAHASKLGDHEIIDARAHGRFIGVDPEPRPGLRQGHIPGSKNLPWSELLTAEGTMKSPQALRALFEAAKVDLAKPAICTCGSGVNATILALALERIGHQNWSVYDGAWAEWGMYNDLRVATGEA, from the coding sequence ATGGCGATGGATGATCCGAAAACCCTTGTTTCGACCGACTGGCTCGACGCCCATCTGCGCGACCCCGATCTGCGGGTGATCGACGCGACGTGGTTCCTGCCGACCGACACGCGCAACGCGCGGGCGGGCTATGAGGACGCGCATATCCCCGGCGCGCGGTTCTTCGATATCGACGAGATCGCCGACAGCCGCTCGGATCTGCCGCATATGGCGCCGCCGGTCGAGAAGTTCATCTCGCGGATGCGCGCGATGGGCATCGGCGATGGCCATCAGGTCGTGGTCTATGACCAGGCCGGGATCTTCTCGGCGCCGCGCGTGTGGTGGACCTTCCGGCTGATGGGCAAGACCGATATCGCGGTGCTCGACGGCGGGCTGCCGAAATGGCTCGCCGAGGGCCGCGAGACCGAGGACATGCCCCCGATCCTGCGCGATCGCCACATCACCGTGCAGCGTCAGGCGAGCCTTGTGAAGGATGTCACCCAGGTCGCCCATGCCTCGAAGCTCGGCGATCACGAGATCATCGACGCGCGCGCCCATGGCCGGTTCATCGGCGTGGACCCCGAGCCGCGCCCGGGCCTGCGCCAGGGCCATATCCCCGGCTCGAAGAACCTGCCCTGGAGCGAGCTTCTGACCGCCGAGGGCACGATGAAATCGCCGCAGGCGCTGCGCGCGCTGTTCGAGGCCGCGAAGGTCGATCTCGCGAAACCCGCGATCTGCACCTGCGGCTCGGGGGTGAACGCCACGATCCTCGCGCTCGCGCTCGAACGGATCGGCCATCAGAACTGGTCGGTCTATGACGGCGCCTGGGCCGAATGGGGCATGTATAACGACCTTCGGGTCGCAACCGGAGAAGCATGA
- a CDS encoding HlyD family secretion protein, translated as MTAEMTPKKPKTWLMATLPLALVAGGVWMWLDGGRYESTDNANLQIARIAVASDLAGRVTETFVQDNATVKAGDPLFTVDPEPYRLALAQADAALAQARLGVEQLRAAYLAAVAQEKVAQDNADYLTAELARQEKITNRGAGTGSALDAARHEASAAGETLAAARQNVAAALAALGGDAAIATDAHPVVKAAQVARDKAAYDLSRTTVKAPADGVLYKASSFKPGQFVSAGATLFTLVETGDLWVDANFKETQLEHIAPGQTAEIEFDTFPGRDYTAVVEAVGAGTGAEFALIPAQNATGNWVKVTQRVPVRLRLSGDAPKDGLRAGLSASVTIDTHASTPLDSILAQAGSVEH; from the coding sequence ATGACCGCTGAAATGACCCCGAAGAAACCGAAGACATGGCTGATGGCCACGCTGCCGCTCGCGCTCGTTGCGGGGGGCGTGTGGATGTGGCTTGACGGCGGGCGCTACGAGAGCACCGACAACGCCAACCTGCAGATCGCGCGGATCGCGGTCGCCTCGGATCTCGCCGGGCGGGTGACGGAGACCTTCGTGCAGGACAATGCCACGGTGAAGGCGGGCGACCCGCTGTTCACGGTCGACCCCGAGCCCTACCGCCTCGCGCTCGCCCAGGCCGATGCCGCGCTCGCCCAGGCCCGGCTTGGCGTCGAGCAATTGCGCGCGGCCTATCTCGCGGCGGTGGCACAGGAGAAGGTCGCGCAGGACAACGCCGATTACCTGACCGCCGAGCTCGCCCGGCAGGAAAAGATCACCAACCGCGGCGCGGGCACGGGCTCGGCGCTCGATGCGGCGCGGCATGAGGCCTCGGCGGCAGGTGAAACGCTCGCGGCGGCGCGCCAGAATGTCGCCGCGGCGCTGGCGGCGCTGGGTGGCGATGCGGCGATTGCGACCGATGCGCATCCGGTGGTGAAGGCCGCGCAGGTGGCGCGCGACAAGGCCGCCTATGACCTCTCGCGCACCACGGTGAAGGCGCCGGCCGATGGCGTGCTCTACAAGGCGAGCTCGTTCAAACCGGGCCAATTCGTCTCGGCGGGCGCAACTCTCTTCACCCTGGTCGAGACCGGCGATCTCTGGGTCGACGCGAATTTCAAGGAAACCCAGCTTGAACATATCGCCCCGGGCCAGACCGCCGAGATCGAGTTCGATACCTTCCCCGGGCGCGACTATACCGCCGTGGTCGAGGCCGTCGGCGCGGGCACGGGGGCGGAATTCGCGCTGATCCCGGCGCAAAACGCCACCGGCAACTGGGTCAAGGTGACCCAGCGCGTGCCGGTGCGGCTGCGGCTGAGCGGCGATGCCCCGAAAGACGGGCTCCGCGCCGGGCTTTCGGCGAGCGTCACCATCGACACCCATGCCTCGACCCCGCTCGATTCGATTCTCGCGCAAGCGGGCAGCGTGGAGCACTGA
- the smpB gene encoding SsrA-binding protein SmpB has translation MAQKSDPNSKLIAENRQARYHYAVEDTLEAGIVLMGSEVKSLRVGQSNIAESYASVEHGELWLINSYIAAYKEAGIFGHEERRHRKLLVSKRELSRLWQAIGREGMTIVPLKMYFNDKGRVKLLLGIAKGKKLADKRETEAKRDWNRQKQRLLKQGG, from the coding sequence ATGGCTCAGAAATCCGACCCCAATTCCAAGCTGATCGCCGAGAACCGGCAGGCGCGTTACCATTACGCCGTCGAGGATACGCTCGAGGCGGGGATCGTGCTGATGGGCTCGGAGGTGAAATCGCTGCGCGTGGGCCAGTCGAACATCGCCGAGAGCTATGCTTCGGTCGAACATGGCGAGCTGTGGCTGATCAACTCCTATATCGCGGCCTACAAGGAGGCGGGCATCTTCGGCCACGAGGAACGCCGCCACCGCAAGCTCCTCGTCTCGAAGCGCGAGCTCTCGCGGCTGTGGCAGGCGATCGGGCGCGAGGGGATGACCATCGTGCCGCTGAAGATGTATTTCAACGACAAGGGCCGGGTGAAGCTGCTCCTTGGCATCGCCAAGGGCAAGAAGCTCGCCGACAAGCGCGAGACCGAGGCCAAACGCGACTGGAACCGCCAGAAACAGCGTTTGCTCAAGCAGGGCGGCTGA
- a CDS encoding ammonium transporter, with the protein MKNLSKISALTAASLLAALPAFAQDAAAPAAEVVEAVTETMDKGDVSWMMISTVLVLFMTMPGLALFYGGLVRTKNMLSILMQTTAIACLMMVVWVIYGYSFAFGGGTSPFWGGLGKLFLSGVSVESVSATFSDGIVIPEYLFIAFQMTFAAITPALIIGAFAERVKFSAVLLFSVLWGTFCYFPVAHMVWDASGLIFNWGAIDFAGGTVVHINAGVAALVGALVIGPRIGLGKDMMAPHSMTLTLVGAGMLWVGWFGFNVGSNLEATAGATLAMINTFLATAAAALVWGLIEALTRGKASMLGVASGIVAGLVAITPACGTIGPMGALVLGALASVICYFFVAVVKNKLGYDDSLDVFGIHGVGGIVGAIAVGVLSDPSFGGTGLFVESGSIMDQVIVQIKAVGVTVLWTGVISFILFKVVDIIIGLRVSSDDERQGLDQTSHGESAYHY; encoded by the coding sequence TGTCGTGGATGATGATCTCGACCGTGCTCGTGCTGTTCATGACCATGCCGGGCCTCGCGCTGTTCTACGGTGGCCTCGTGCGCACCAAGAACATGCTGTCGATCCTGATGCAGACCACCGCGATCGCCTGCCTGATGATGGTCGTCTGGGTGATCTACGGCTATTCCTTCGCCTTTGGCGGCGGCACCTCGCCGTTCTGGGGCGGCCTGGGCAAGCTCTTCCTGTCGGGCGTCTCGGTCGAGTCGGTCTCGGCGACCTTCTCCGACGGCATCGTGATCCCGGAATATCTGTTCATCGCCTTCCAGATGACCTTCGCCGCGATCACCCCCGCGCTGATCATCGGCGCCTTCGCCGAGCGTGTGAAATTCTCGGCGGTGCTGCTGTTCTCGGTGCTCTGGGGCACGTTCTGCTACTTCCCGGTCGCGCATATGGTCTGGGATGCCTCGGGCCTGATCTTCAACTGGGGCGCGATTGACTTCGCCGGCGGCACGGTTGTGCACATCAACGCCGGTGTGGCCGCTCTCGTCGGCGCGCTGGTCATCGGCCCGCGCATCGGTCTGGGCAAGGACATGATGGCGCCGCATTCGATGACCCTCACCCTCGTCGGCGCGGGCATGCTCTGGGTCGGCTGGTTCGGCTTCAACGTCGGCTCGAACCTCGAAGCGACCGCCGGCGCCACGCTTGCGATGATCAACACCTTCCTCGCCACCGCCGCTGCGGCGCTCGTCTGGGGCCTGATCGAAGCCCTCACCCGCGGCAAAGCCTCGATGCTCGGCGTGGCTTCGGGCATCGTCGCCGGCCTCGTCGCCATCACCCCGGCCTGCGGCACCATCGGCCCGATGGGCGCCCTCGTGCTCGGCGCGCTGGCTTCGGTGATCTGCTACTTCTTCGTGGCGGTCGTGAAGAACAAGCTCGGCTATGACGACAGCCTCGATGTCTTCGGCATCCACGGCGTGGGCGGCATCGTCGGCGCGATCGCGGTGGGCGTGCTCTCGGACCCGTCCTTCGGCGGCACCGGCCTGTTCGTCGAATCGGGCTCGATCATGGATCAGGTCATCGTGCAGATCAAAGCGGTCGGCGTGACCGTGCTCTGGACCGGCGTGATCTCGTTCATCCTGTTCAAGGTCGTCGACATCATCATCGGGCTGCGCGTCTCCTCGGATGACGAGCGTCAGGGCCTCGACCAGACCTCGCATGGCGAAAGCGCCTACCACTACTGA
- a CDS encoding MarR family winged helix-turn-helix transcriptional regulator gives MSCESPQESLGFLLHDATRAIRRQFERLAADHGLTTSQWRVLVHLFRNGPMPQARLAELLEIEPISVSRLIDRMEDGGWVSRVADPTDRRVRRVELRDKAREIQPQAREIADALYDRALAGLPPETRSLLIEALKTLISNLSQPTETDHDR, from the coding sequence ATGAGCTGCGAAAGTCCTCAGGAAAGCCTCGGCTTCCTGCTCCATGACGCGACCCGCGCGATCCGCCGCCAGTTCGAGCGCCTCGCCGCCGACCATGGCCTGACGACCTCGCAATGGCGGGTGCTCGTCCATCTCTTCCGCAACGGCCCGATGCCGCAGGCGCGCCTCGCCGAGCTGCTCGAGATCGAACCGATCTCGGTCTCGCGGCTGATCGACCGGATGGAGGACGGCGGCTGGGTCAGCCGCGTGGCCGACCCCACCGACCGCCGCGTCCGCCGCGTCGAGCTGCGCGACAAGGCCCGCGAGATCCAGCCGCAGGCCCGCGAGATCGCCGATGCCCTTTATGACCGCGCCCTCGCCGGGCTGCCGCCGGAAACGCGCAGCCTGCTGATCGAGGCGCTGAAAACCCTGATTTCCAACCTCTCCCAGCCGACCGAGACCGACCATGACCGCTGA
- a CDS encoding ion channel — MEWAFARAHYWLLREPHRPKLMLVVLITALWALLMVTAGVWLWAFCFRMLGIFLTMEAAVYFSLVSYTALGYGDILLTHEWRILGGMAAANGLLNIGLLTALLVEALRHVRLGQLQSGRNREREGR, encoded by the coding sequence ATGGAATGGGCCTTCGCGCGGGCGCATTACTGGCTCCTGCGCGAGCCGCATCGCCCGAAGCTGATGCTCGTCGTGCTGATCACCGCGCTCTGGGCGCTTCTGATGGTGACGGCCGGCGTCTGGCTCTGGGCGTTCTGCTTTCGGATGCTCGGGATCTTCCTGACCATGGAGGCGGCGGTCTATTTCTCGCTCGTCTCTTATACCGCGCTTGGCTATGGCGATATCCTGCTCACCCATGAATGGCGGATCCTCGGCGGCATGGCGGCGGCGAACGGGCTTCTCAATATCGGGCTGCTGACCGCGCTTCTGGTCGAGGCGCTGCGCCATGTGCGGCTCGGCCAGCTGCAATCGGGGCGCAACCGCGAGCGCGAGGGCCGGTAA
- a CDS encoding amino acid aminotransferase, with amino-acid sequence MFNSLKPQPADKILALMGQFRADPRPEKVDLGVGVYKDAEGRTPVMRAIKAAEKQLWERETTKTYTALAGEAEFHAAMAEMVLGADYPKARLSALQTVGGTGACRMAFELARMANPGTTIWASDPTWPNHLSILNFMGQAWKPYRYFDAAARAVDFDAMMADLAGAKAGDVVLLHGCCHNPTGANLTLEQWGVVADLLEEKGAIPMIDLAYQGFGDGLEADAAGTRLIASRLPEVMIAASCSKNFGIYRERTGSLMVLGDEAAKEVTQGTLAYLNRQTYSFAPDHGARLVTMVLTDPALRADWEAELEEVRNGMLGLREQLAAELRQLSNSDRFDFVARHRGMFSRIGASPEQVETMRATNAIYMVGDSRLNIAGLNARTVPLLARAIIDAGV; translated from the coding sequence ATGTTCAATTCCCTCAAGCCGCAGCCGGCGGACAAGATCCTCGCGCTGATGGGTCAGTTCCGCGCCGACCCGCGCCCCGAGAAGGTCGATCTCGGCGTTGGCGTCTACAAGGATGCCGAGGGGCGCACCCCGGTGATGCGCGCGATCAAGGCCGCCGAGAAGCAGCTTTGGGAACGCGAGACCACGAAGACCTATACCGCGCTCGCCGGTGAGGCGGAGTTCCACGCCGCGATGGCGGAGATGGTGCTCGGCGCCGATTACCCGAAGGCGCGGCTCTCGGCGCTGCAAACGGTGGGCGGCACCGGCGCGTGCCGGATGGCGTTCGAGCTCGCGCGGATGGCCAACCCCGGCACCACGATCTGGGCCTCGGACCCGACCTGGCCGAACCACCTCTCGATCCTGAACTTCATGGGTCAGGCCTGGAAACCCTACCGCTATTTCGACGCCGCCGCGCGCGCCGTCGATTTCGACGCGATGATGGCCGATCTCGCCGGGGCGAAGGCGGGCGATGTGGTGCTGCTGCACGGCTGCTGCCATAACCCGACCGGCGCGAACCTGACGCTCGAGCAATGGGGCGTCGTCGCCGATCTGCTCGAGGAAAAAGGCGCGATCCCGATGATCGACCTCGCCTATCAGGGCTTTGGCGACGGGCTCGAGGCCGATGCCGCGGGCACCCGGCTGATCGCGTCGCGCCTGCCCGAGGTGATGATCGCGGCGTCCTGCTCGAAGAACTTCGGCATCTACCGCGAGCGCACCGGCAGCCTGATGGTGCTGGGCGACGAGGCGGCGAAAGAGGTGACGCAGGGCACGCTGGCCTATCTCAACCGCCAGACCTATTCCTTCGCCCCCGACCACGGCGCGCGCCTCGTCACCATGGTGCTGACCGACCCGGCGCTGCGCGCCGATTGGGAGGCCGAGCTCGAAGAGGTCCGTAATGGCATGCTCGGCCTGCGCGAACAGCTCGCCGCCGAGCTGCGCCAGCTCTCGAACTCCGACCGTTTCGATTTCGTCGCCCGCCACCGCGGCATGTTCTCGCGCATCGGCGCCTCGCCCGAACAGGTCGAGACGATGCGCGCCACGAACGCGATCTACATGGTCGGCGATTCGCGGCTCAATATCGCGGGGCTGAACGCCAGGACCGTGCCGCTGCTCGCCCGCGCGATCATCGACGCCGGCGTCTGA
- a CDS encoding DHA2 family efflux MFS transporter permease subunit has protein sequence MAADTPATPVGEIKHHGLITLSLMLATIMQVLDTTIANVALPSMRADLGASADTINWVLTSYIVAAAIVTPLSGWLSERFGRKEIFVGSVAGFILTSMLCGIAWSLETMVLFRMAQGVFGAAIVPLSQTFLLDINPREKHGQAMAVWGAGIMIGPIIGPTLGGYLTETLNWRWVFYINVPLGLLALAGCWAFLPEMGRRLRAFDFTGFAFLALGVGALQLMLDRGAEVDWFEATEIWIEAALAATGFWCFVIWIIGKEHPFLDPKMFLDRNFATGLVFIFIVGIVLLASLALLPPMLSTIFGYPVITTGMVMAPRGIGTMISMILAGKLVRRFDPRKLVALGLILTALSLDIMTRFSPQMDASLIVLSGVVQGLGLGLVFVPLSTVSFATIPARLRGDATALYSLVRNIGSSIGISFVTVLLTHNTWVNHNELASGLTREAVAALGAGGVAGYGESVMAYLLNQMVTVQALMVSYVDDFKAMMWITAAAVPLTLVLRKPEPTDVVEAAAMD, from the coding sequence ATGGCCGCCGACACCCCGGCAACCCCGGTGGGCGAGATCAAGCACCACGGGCTGATCACGCTCTCGCTGATGCTCGCGACGATCATGCAGGTGCTCGACACCACGATCGCCAATGTCGCCCTGCCCTCGATGCGCGCCGACCTCGGCGCCTCGGCCGATACGATCAACTGGGTGCTGACCTCCTATATCGTCGCCGCCGCGATCGTGACGCCGCTCTCGGGGTGGCTCTCCGAACGCTTCGGCCGCAAGGAGATCTTCGTGGGCTCGGTGGCGGGCTTCATCCTGACCTCGATGCTGTGCGGGATCGCCTGGAGCCTCGAGACGATGGTGCTCTTCCGCATGGCGCAGGGCGTCTTCGGCGCGGCGATCGTGCCGCTGTCGCAGACCTTCCTGCTCGACATCAACCCGCGCGAGAAACACGGTCAGGCGATGGCGGTCTGGGGCGCGGGGATCATGATCGGGCCGATCATCGGGCCGACGCTCGGCGGCTATCTGACCGAAACGCTGAACTGGCGCTGGGTCTTCTATATCAACGTGCCGCTCGGGCTCCTAGCGCTCGCGGGGTGCTGGGCGTTTCTGCCGGAGATGGGCCGGCGGCTGCGCGCCTTTGATTTCACGGGCTTTGCCTTTCTCGCGCTCGGCGTCGGCGCGTTGCAGCTGATGCTCGACCGCGGCGCCGAGGTCGATTGGTTCGAGGCCACCGAGATCTGGATCGAGGCGGCGCTGGCCGCGACCGGCTTTTGGTGCTTCGTGATCTGGATCATCGGCAAGGAGCACCCGTTCCTCGACCCGAAGATGTTTCTCGACCGCAATTTCGCGACCGGGCTCGTGTTCATCTTCATCGTGGGGATCGTGCTTCTGGCCTCGCTCGCGCTCCTGCCGCCGATGCTCTCGACGATCTTCGGCTATCCGGTGATCACCACCGGCATGGTGATGGCGCCGCGCGGCATCGGCACGATGATCTCGATGATTCTCGCCGGCAAGCTGGTGCGCCGGTTCGACCCGCGCAAGCTCGTGGCGCTCGGGCTGATCCTGACCGCGCTCTCGCTCGATATCATGACGCGATTCTCGCCGCAGATGGATGCGAGCCTGATCGTGCTCTCAGGCGTGGTGCAGGGGCTCGGGCTCGGGCTCGTCTTCGTGCCGCTCTCGACGGTCTCCTTCGCCACGATCCCGGCGCGGCTGCGCGGCGATGCGACGGCGCTTTATTCGCTGGTGCGCAATATCGGCTCCTCGATCGGGATCTCCTTCGTCACGGTGCTGCTCACCCACAACACCTGGGTGAACCATAACGAGCTTGCCTCCGGGCTGACGCGCGAGGCGGTCGCGGCGCTCGGCGCGGGGGGCGTGGCGGGGTATGGCGAGAGCGTGATGGCCTATCTGCTCAACCAGATGGTCACGGTGCAGGCGCTGATGGTCTCCTATGTCGATGATTTCAAGGCGATGATGTGGATCACCGCCGCGGCGGTGCCGCTCACGCTGGTGTTGCGAAAGCCGGAGCCCACCGATGTGGTCGAAGCCGCCGCGATGGACTGA